A region from the Actinoplanes sp. OR16 genome encodes:
- a CDS encoding S-(hydroxymethyl)mycothiol dehydrogenase, translating into MQQVKAVIARAKGAPVELVTINVPDPGPGEAVVKIQSCGVCHTDLHYREGGINDEFPFLLGHEAAGIVESVGDGVTGVAPGDFVVLNWRAVCGECRACKRGDLHYCFNTHNAKQKMTLEDGTELSPALGIGAFAEKTLVAAGQCTKVDPEARPAAVGLLGCGVMAGIGAAINTGGVTRGKSVAVIGCGGVGVAAVAGAALAGASPIIAVDIDPAKLEAARKLGATHVVDSSKTDPVEEIKRIAASVYPGADGADVVIEAVGRPETWKQAFYARDLAGVLVLVGVPTPEMKVPDLPLIDVFGRGGALKSSWYGDCLPSRDFPMLVDLYRQGRLDLDAFVTEEVGIEDVEAAFAKMHGHSGETPVLRSVVVL; encoded by the coding sequence ATGCAGCAGGTGAAAGCGGTCATCGCACGGGCCAAGGGCGCGCCGGTGGAGCTCGTGACGATCAACGTTCCCGACCCCGGTCCCGGTGAGGCCGTGGTGAAGATCCAGTCCTGCGGGGTGTGCCACACCGATCTGCACTACCGCGAGGGCGGCATCAACGACGAGTTTCCCTTCCTGCTCGGTCATGAGGCGGCCGGGATCGTGGAGTCGGTGGGCGACGGGGTGACCGGGGTGGCGCCGGGCGATTTCGTGGTGCTGAACTGGCGGGCGGTCTGCGGGGAGTGCCGGGCCTGCAAGCGCGGCGACCTGCACTACTGCTTCAACACGCACAACGCGAAGCAGAAGATGACCCTCGAGGACGGCACCGAGCTGTCGCCGGCGCTGGGCATCGGCGCGTTCGCCGAGAAGACGCTGGTCGCGGCCGGCCAGTGCACCAAGGTCGACCCGGAGGCGCGGCCCGCCGCGGTGGGTCTGCTGGGCTGCGGCGTGATGGCCGGCATCGGCGCGGCGATCAACACCGGCGGCGTGACCCGCGGCAAGTCCGTCGCGGTGATCGGCTGCGGTGGCGTCGGCGTGGCGGCGGTGGCCGGCGCCGCCCTCGCGGGCGCGTCGCCGATCATCGCGGTGGACATCGACCCGGCGAAGCTGGAGGCGGCCCGCAAGCTCGGCGCGACCCACGTCGTCGACTCCTCGAAGACCGACCCGGTCGAGGAGATCAAGCGGATCGCGGCCTCCGTGTATCCCGGCGCCGACGGCGCGGACGTCGTGATCGAGGCCGTCGGGCGGCCGGAGACGTGGAAGCAGGCGTTCTACGCGCGTGATCTCGCCGGCGTGCTGGTCCTGGTCGGGGTGCCGACGCCGGAGATGAAGGTGCCGGATCTGCCGCTGATCGACGTGTTCGGCCGGGGTGGGGCGCTCAAGTCCTCCTGGTACGGCGACTGCCTGCCGTCGCGGGACTTCCCGATGCTGGTCGACCTCTACCGGCAGGGTCGGCTCGACCTGGACGCGTTCGTGACCGAGGAGGTCGGCATCGAGGACGTCGAGGCGGCGTTCGCCAAGATGCACGGACACAGCGGCGAGACCCCGGTGCTGCGTTCGGTGGTGGTCCTGTGA
- a CDS encoding MBL fold metallo-hydrolase — MTARVDHGVVAGTFSLDGQTYDVDNNVWVVGDDNDCVVIDAPHDVDAILEVVAGRKVVAIVCTHAHDDHVRVAPALRERTGAPIFLHPEDRPLWELTHGKDEVWDADLADGSDIPVGGITLTVLHTPGHAPGAVCLHAPDLGCVFTGDTLFQGGPGATGRSYSDAGLIVDSIKAELFALPGETVVLTGHGDDTTVEAERARLEEI; from the coding sequence GTGACGGCGCGGGTCGATCACGGTGTCGTCGCCGGGACGTTCAGCCTGGACGGGCAGACGTACGACGTCGACAACAACGTCTGGGTGGTCGGCGACGACAACGACTGCGTGGTGATCGACGCCCCGCACGACGTCGACGCGATCCTGGAGGTGGTCGCCGGCCGCAAGGTCGTGGCGATCGTCTGCACGCACGCGCACGACGACCACGTCCGGGTGGCGCCGGCGCTGCGCGAGCGGACCGGCGCGCCGATCTTCCTGCACCCGGAGGACCGGCCGCTGTGGGAGCTGACCCACGGCAAGGACGAGGTGTGGGACGCCGACCTGGCCGACGGGTCGGACATCCCGGTCGGCGGCATCACGCTGACGGTGCTGCACACACCGGGGCACGCGCCGGGGGCGGTCTGCCTCCACGCCCCCGACCTGGGGTGCGTCTTCACCGGCGACACGCTGTTCCAGGGCGGGCCGGGAGCGACCGGCCGGTCGTACTCCGACGCCGGTCTGATCGTCGACTCCATCAAGGCGGAGCTGTTCGCGCTGCCGGGGGAGACGGTCGTGCTCACGGGGCACGGCGACGACACCACCGTCGAAGCCGAGCGTGCCCGGCTCGAAGAAATCTAG
- a CDS encoding LysR family transcriptional regulator, translating into MARHVDLNMLTALDALLTECSVTRAAERLQISQPAMSSALARLRRHFGDDLLVRVGQSYQLTPLAARLAAPTADVVAAADQVLSAQPDFDPTLSRRTFTVIMSDYALSVLGAAVAALIDERAPHVRMHVQPTTRQNVDQAADELRDVDLLVLPHGIVTGLPHRNLYQDEWACLIDASTDTALTGEDLARRSWVLTYHDGTAITTAARELRTHGIDLDARLVVDSYTVLPALIAGTSRVALVQRQLGAGMEATARVRMVDCPFPTAPIVEAMWWHPGHENDPAHQWLRQCFLDAAIQVQQ; encoded by the coding sequence ATGGCCCGCCATGTCGATCTCAATATGTTGACCGCGCTGGATGCGCTACTCACCGAATGTAGTGTCACCCGGGCCGCCGAGCGGCTCCAGATCAGCCAGCCTGCGATGAGCTCAGCCCTGGCCCGACTGCGTAGACATTTCGGCGATGACTTGCTCGTTCGAGTCGGGCAGAGCTATCAACTCACTCCACTGGCGGCCCGTCTCGCCGCACCGACCGCTGACGTCGTCGCCGCCGCTGACCAGGTTCTCAGCGCTCAACCGGACTTCGACCCGACGCTGTCGCGGCGCACCTTCACCGTCATCATGTCGGACTACGCGTTATCCGTGCTCGGCGCGGCTGTGGCGGCGCTGATCGATGAGCGGGCACCCCACGTGCGGATGCATGTTCAGCCCACCACCCGGCAGAACGTCGATCAGGCCGCCGACGAGCTGCGCGACGTTGACCTGCTGGTGCTGCCACACGGCATCGTCACCGGTCTACCGCACCGCAACCTGTATCAGGACGAGTGGGCGTGCCTCATCGACGCCTCAACGGATACGGCCTTGACCGGCGAAGACCTGGCCCGCCGATCATGGGTGCTGACCTACCACGACGGCACCGCGATCACCACCGCTGCCCGCGAGCTACGCACCCACGGCATCGACCTCGACGCACGGCTGGTCGTCGACAGCTACACCGTGTTGCCCGCCCTGATCGCCGGAACCAGCCGGGTCGCCTTGGTACAACGACAACTCGGCGCCGGGATGGAGGCCACCGCCCGCGTACGGATGGTCGACTGTCCCTTCCCGACCGCGCCGATCGTCGAAGCGATGTGGTGGCACCCGGGTCACGAGAACGATCCAGCACATCAATGGCTGCGTCAGTGCTTCCTCGACGCCGCCATACAGGTCCAGCAATAG
- a CDS encoding adenylyl cyclase, whose amino-acid sequence MTTSTLAFAGAAPSAWAATTPDFGPNVKIFDAKTPVTEINAFLQKISAEPEFSTNRQAVYFKPGVYGSAAGQNDPATATGIVNSEVGYYTSIAGLGTSPTSVTINGALHSEPRQNTDGSSDGLTNFYRSLANISINPIQRPVGADAQRAKPEGVAPAHTMRWATSQASSLRRVDIRGNLDLNGAYGATLFGTTMADSRISGTVDSGGDAGPGQAQYYVRDSQIGSWRGGSANLVFSGVKGAPPSNFTGRGITTLPTTPTSRPAPFLTVNGDSYAVFVPKARTNASGVNWATNSTAGTSIPISRFHIAKPGTDTAATINKALASGKHLILTPGIYRLNGPITVTRADTVVMGMGYATLAPTGGQAAIEVGDVKGVVISSLLVDASPGTDVLVKVGTGNANNIGDATNPTTLSDLFVRVGGAQAGSSKISLQVNQSKVILDDNWLWRADHGTGVGWTSNTSDTGLVVNGTDVTALGLFVEHHQKNQVVWNGERGRTVFYQSEFPYDPPNQAAWMDGAKEGYASYKVASGVTTHAATGTAIYTLFLDSTFAGAPAHAWTSIEAPQRAGVRFTAMTTAVIAFGGGIRSIVGTTGAAVDATQPNQVVPGFTASARLAAHPR is encoded by the coding sequence ATGACCACCAGCACTCTCGCGTTCGCCGGCGCCGCCCCGTCGGCGTGGGCGGCAACCACACCGGACTTCGGCCCGAACGTCAAGATCTTCGACGCGAAGACTCCGGTCACTGAGATCAACGCGTTCTTGCAGAAGATCTCCGCTGAGCCGGAGTTCAGCACCAACCGGCAGGCGGTCTACTTCAAGCCGGGCGTCTACGGCAGCGCGGCCGGCCAGAATGATCCAGCGACGGCCACCGGCATCGTCAACAGCGAAGTCGGCTACTACACCTCTATTGCGGGCCTCGGCACGTCACCCACCAGCGTCACGATCAACGGCGCCCTGCACTCCGAGCCGCGGCAGAACACCGACGGCTCGTCCGACGGGCTGACCAACTTCTACCGATCACTGGCCAACATTTCGATCAATCCGATCCAGCGGCCGGTGGGTGCCGACGCGCAGCGCGCCAAGCCGGAGGGCGTGGCGCCGGCGCACACGATGCGCTGGGCCACCTCTCAGGCGTCTTCGCTGCGCCGCGTCGACATCCGGGGCAACCTGGACCTCAACGGCGCCTACGGCGCCACCCTGTTCGGCACCACCATGGCCGACAGCCGCATCAGCGGCACCGTCGACAGCGGCGGCGACGCCGGACCGGGCCAGGCGCAGTACTACGTGCGCGATAGTCAGATCGGCAGCTGGCGTGGCGGCTCGGCCAACCTGGTCTTCTCCGGCGTGAAGGGTGCACCGCCTAGCAACTTCACCGGCCGCGGCATCACCACCCTGCCGACCACCCCGACGTCACGGCCCGCCCCCTTCCTTACCGTTAACGGCGACTCCTACGCGGTCTTCGTGCCGAAGGCCCGCACCAACGCCTCCGGCGTTAACTGGGCGACCAACAGCACTGCCGGCACCAGCATCCCGATCTCCCGGTTCCACATCGCCAAACCGGGCACCGACACCGCCGCGACGATCAACAAGGCTCTCGCGTCCGGTAAGCACCTCATCCTCACCCCCGGCATCTACCGCCTCAACGGCCCGATCACGGTGACCCGAGCCGACACCGTCGTCATGGGCATGGGATATGCGACGCTGGCACCCACCGGCGGGCAGGCCGCGATCGAGGTGGGCGACGTCAAGGGAGTCGTCATCTCCAGCCTGCTGGTCGACGCGAGCCCCGGCACCGACGTGCTGGTCAAGGTCGGAACCGGCAACGCCAACAACATCGGTGACGCGACGAACCCGACGACGCTCAGCGACCTGTTCGTCCGCGTCGGCGGCGCCCAGGCCGGCTCCAGCAAGATCTCGTTGCAGGTCAACCAGAGCAAAGTCATCCTCGACGACAACTGGCTCTGGCGCGCCGACCACGGCACCGGCGTGGGCTGGACCAGCAACACCAGCGACACCGGGCTCGTCGTCAACGGCACGGACGTCACCGCGCTCGGGCTGTTCGTCGAACACCACCAGAAGAACCAGGTCGTCTGGAACGGCGAGCGCGGCCGGACGGTCTTCTACCAGAGCGAGTTCCCGTACGACCCGCCGAACCAGGCCGCCTGGATGGACGGCGCCAAGGAGGGCTACGCGTCATACAAGGTCGCGTCCGGCGTGACGACTCACGCGGCCACCGGCACGGCGATCTACACGCTGTTCCTCGACTCCACCTTCGCCGGCGCGCCGGCGCACGCCTGGACCTCCATCGAGGCCCCTCAGCGCGCCGGCGTCCGCTTCACCGCGATGACGACCGCGGTCATCGCGTTCGGCGGCGGCATCCGCAGCATTGTCGGCACCACCGGCGCCGCCGTGGACGCGACGCAGCCCAACCAGGTCGTTCCCGGCTTCACTGCATCTGCCCGGCTGGCTGCCCATCCCCGCTGA
- a CDS encoding LacI family DNA-binding transcriptional regulator: protein MIRIADVAAHAGVSVGTVSNVLNRPDAVAPATRQRVHAAITYLGYVPNEAARSLAAGRRRAIGLIVPDVTNPFFADLTRGAEQVADQRDVVVMLYSSGESGELEARYFDRLESQRVQGILASPVHEAAPAVTDLARRGTPVTLVDRGSSRRDLCCVSVDDHAGGRLAAEHLIATGHRRLAFIGGPLSIPQVAARLAGAHAVSAAAGATLEVIETETVSVVTGRGVGASLAGRSAPARPDAVFCANDLLALGLLQAVSGHGLRVPAELAIVGYDDIDHAAAAAVPLTSVRQPRAELGRVAAELLFEEIAEPGQHRHRQVVFQPELVVRQSSGSTPAA from the coding sequence GTGATCAGGATCGCGGACGTCGCCGCGCACGCCGGCGTGTCCGTCGGCACCGTCAGCAACGTGCTCAACCGGCCGGACGCTGTAGCTCCGGCCACGCGTCAGCGGGTACACGCTGCCATCACGTACCTCGGCTACGTGCCGAACGAGGCGGCCCGGTCGCTGGCCGCCGGGCGCCGCCGCGCCATCGGCCTGATCGTCCCGGACGTGACCAATCCGTTCTTCGCCGACCTGACCCGAGGCGCCGAACAGGTCGCCGATCAGCGTGACGTCGTGGTCATGCTGTACAGCAGCGGCGAGTCCGGCGAACTCGAAGCCCGCTATTTCGACCGGTTGGAGAGCCAGCGGGTGCAGGGAATCCTCGCCAGTCCGGTGCACGAGGCGGCGCCCGCGGTCACCGATCTGGCGCGCCGCGGAACCCCGGTGACACTGGTCGACCGCGGCTCCTCACGGCGGGACCTGTGCTGCGTGTCGGTGGACGACCACGCCGGCGGCCGGCTCGCCGCTGAACACCTCATCGCCACCGGCCATCGCCGTCTGGCCTTCATCGGCGGACCGTTGTCCATACCTCAGGTCGCCGCCCGCCTGGCCGGTGCGCACGCGGTATCCGCGGCGGCCGGCGCGACGCTCGAGGTCATCGAGACCGAGACCGTGAGCGTCGTGACCGGCCGCGGGGTGGGAGCCTCACTGGCCGGCAGGTCGGCGCCGGCCCGGCCGGACGCGGTGTTCTGCGCCAACGACCTGCTGGCGCTGGGGTTGTTGCAAGCGGTCAGCGGCCACGGTCTGCGGGTGCCGGCCGAGCTGGCGATCGTCGGCTACGACGACATCGACCACGCCGCCGCGGCCGCCGTGCCGCTGACGTCGGTCCGGCAGCCCCGCGCCGAACTGGGCCGGGTTGCCGCCGAGCTGCTGTTCGAGGAGATCGCCGAACCGGGACAGCACCGGCATCGGCAGGTGGTCTTCCAGCCCGAACTGGTGGTCCGGCAATCCAGCGGCTCGACCCCGGCCGCCTGA
- a CDS encoding ABC transporter substrate-binding protein encodes MAPISPRTRRPARVAAVISALALVACTTACGGADDDTASGGSSAENFSFLAINENTTIAKTLTTLSQKECATQNTAQPLEIKNQAQASLDQQLQLLAGQGALPQLFTAANAPSLTSQLAGNGSVLDAASVSEGVLPAASSTIKSLYDGKQLVLPTELNIEGIWYNKKLLADNGITTPPATWDELVAAFAKLQAAGVQPISQAGKGGDGWGVTRWVGNYILRSQGPDALKKVADGQAKLTDPQYIAAADAIAALGKAGYFGKSPTSIDYATALNTFLTGKAAFIYMGSWALSDFNDDTKNKIGVDNVGFLKFPAVTGGVGTADQMPANVGTAIAISKKGYEGDANTQAWVKCIVDNYGTVALRDSSQITGFATDAGVEVPALTKEIQTEIGNVQTSVLWFEAYFSAKATTISQGNGGLLGSGQLTGEKFMQTVTANLG; translated from the coding sequence GTGGCACCCATATCTCCGCGCACCCGCCGACCCGCCCGCGTGGCGGCGGTGATCAGCGCTCTGGCGCTTGTTGCTTGCACCACCGCCTGCGGTGGGGCAGACGACGACACCGCCTCCGGCGGCTCGTCGGCCGAGAACTTCTCGTTCCTGGCGATCAACGAGAACACCACCATCGCCAAGACCCTCACCACGTTGAGCCAGAAGGAGTGCGCCACCCAGAACACGGCGCAGCCGCTGGAGATCAAGAATCAGGCGCAGGCCAGCCTGGACCAGCAGCTTCAGCTGCTCGCCGGTCAGGGCGCGCTGCCACAGCTGTTCACCGCCGCGAACGCGCCGTCGCTGACCAGCCAGCTCGCCGGCAACGGCTCGGTCCTGGACGCGGCGAGCGTGTCCGAGGGCGTTCTGCCGGCCGCGTCGTCCACGATCAAGAGTCTGTACGACGGTAAGCAGCTGGTTCTGCCGACCGAGCTGAACATCGAGGGCATCTGGTACAACAAGAAGCTGCTCGCCGACAACGGCATCACCACGCCGCCGGCGACCTGGGATGAGCTGGTCGCGGCGTTCGCGAAACTGCAGGCCGCCGGGGTGCAGCCGATCTCGCAGGCCGGCAAGGGCGGCGACGGCTGGGGCGTGACCCGCTGGGTCGGCAACTACATCCTGCGCTCTCAGGGCCCGGACGCGCTCAAGAAGGTCGCCGACGGGCAGGCCAAGCTCACCGACCCGCAGTACATCGCGGCCGCCGACGCGATCGCCGCGCTCGGCAAGGCCGGCTACTTCGGCAAGTCGCCCACGTCGATCGACTACGCGACCGCGCTCAACACCTTCCTGACCGGCAAGGCCGCCTTCATCTACATGGGGTCCTGGGCGCTGTCGGACTTCAACGACGACACCAAGAACAAGATCGGCGTGGACAACGTCGGCTTCCTGAAGTTCCCGGCCGTCACCGGCGGCGTCGGCACCGCCGACCAGATGCCGGCCAACGTCGGCACCGCGATCGCCATCTCGAAGAAGGGTTACGAGGGCGACGCGAACACCCAGGCGTGGGTGAAGTGCATCGTCGACAACTACGGCACGGTGGCGCTGCGTGACTCCAGCCAGATCACCGGCTTCGCGACCGACGCCGGCGTCGAGGTGCCGGCGCTGACCAAGGAGATCCAGACCGAGATCGGCAACGTGCAGACCAGCGTCCTGTGGTTCGAGGCCTATTTCTCCGCCAAGGCCACCACCATCAGCCAGGGCAACGGCGGCCTGCTCGGCAGTGGCCAGCTGACCGGCGAGAAGTTCATGCAGACGGTCACCGCCAACCTGGGCTGA
- a CDS encoding carbohydrate ABC transporter permease, translating to MHSVLGDRKSVALLLGPALLVYSLIMLVPMLWSLGYTFFTGSVISGFTWAGTANFSKLLDDPALLPALWFTVKYAVVITVGQVLVGYLLALLYVFFLRRAGSIIRTLVFFPVILPTVAVALLFQKFFEYAPQTGPVNAAIEALGGTGIDFFSTPGHAFLVVALMDIWRSMGFYAVLLYAGLLDIPDEMMEAASMDGAGTWRQIRSIVLPLSLPVLVSSLVFSINGTLKAFDSIYALTGGGPGSATTPLTLYMYQTSFAYGDYGYGSTIALTLTVLCLLVTVVIFRATRRDVGQG from the coding sequence ATGCACAGCGTGCTCGGCGACCGTAAATCGGTCGCTCTCCTCCTGGGACCGGCGCTGCTGGTCTACTCGCTGATCATGCTGGTGCCGATGCTGTGGTCTCTCGGCTACACCTTCTTCACCGGCAGCGTCATCTCCGGCTTCACCTGGGCCGGGACGGCGAACTTCAGCAAACTGCTCGACGACCCAGCCCTTCTTCCCGCGCTGTGGTTCACCGTGAAGTACGCCGTCGTCATCACTGTCGGACAGGTCCTCGTCGGATACCTGCTCGCGCTCCTCTACGTCTTCTTCCTGCGCCGGGCCGGCTCGATCATCCGAACCCTGGTCTTCTTCCCGGTCATCCTCCCCACCGTCGCGGTCGCCCTGCTGTTCCAGAAGTTCTTCGAGTACGCGCCGCAGACCGGCCCGGTCAACGCCGCGATCGAGGCGCTCGGCGGCACCGGCATCGACTTCTTCAGCACCCCCGGCCACGCATTCCTCGTCGTCGCGCTCATGGACATCTGGCGCTCGATGGGCTTCTACGCGGTGCTGCTCTACGCCGGCCTGCTCGACATCCCGGACGAGATGATGGAAGCCGCCTCGATGGACGGCGCCGGCACCTGGCGCCAGATCCGCAGCATCGTGCTGCCGCTGTCCCTGCCGGTCCTGGTGAGCTCGCTGGTGTTCAGCATCAACGGCACGCTCAAGGCGTTCGACTCGATCTACGCCCTGACCGGCGGCGGACCGGGCAGCGCCACCACGCCACTGACGCTGTACATGTACCAGACCTCGTTCGCCTACGGCGACTACGGATACGGCTCGACCATCGCGCTCACCCTCACCGTGCTGTGCCTGCTGGTCACCGTTGTCATCTTCCGCGCGACGCGCCGCGACGTGGGACAGGGATAG
- a CDS encoding carbohydrate ABC transporter permease, with protein MATYLQNSLLTVVPALALIIVLGTAAGFALEVLVWKGRQTTLLLFLAGIMIPGQMILLPLFTVYFNLHLTGTLWPLIITYTATGLPLTVFMMATYFRAIPKTVFEAAAMDGASVIRSFVSIGFPMMRNSVLTIALVQFFFLWNDLLIALTFTTDDAQRTVQVGLLNFTGQFGVVEYGPTFAAICINVLLILAIYIFLNQRVMRGLAAGAVKG; from the coding sequence GTGGCGACCTACCTGCAGAACTCGCTGCTCACCGTCGTGCCCGCCCTCGCCCTGATCATCGTGCTCGGCACCGCGGCCGGGTTTGCACTCGAAGTGCTCGTCTGGAAAGGCCGGCAGACCACTCTGCTTCTTTTCCTGGCCGGCATCATGATCCCCGGGCAGATGATCCTGCTGCCGCTGTTCACCGTCTACTTCAACCTGCACCTGACCGGTACCCTCTGGCCGCTGATCATCACCTACACCGCCACCGGCCTACCCCTGACGGTCTTCATGATGGCCACCTACTTCCGGGCCATCCCGAAGACCGTCTTCGAGGCGGCGGCCATGGACGGCGCCAGCGTCATCCGGTCGTTCGTCTCGATCGGCTTCCCGATGATGCGCAACTCGGTGCTGACGATCGCGCTCGTGCAGTTCTTCTTCCTCTGGAACGACCTGCTCATCGCGCTCACCTTCACCACCGACGACGCCCAGCGCACCGTGCAGGTCGGCCTGCTCAACTTCACCGGCCAGTTCGGCGTGGTCGAGTACGGCCCGACCTTCGCCGCGATCTGCATCAACGTGCTGCTGATCCTGGCCATCTACATCTTCCTCAACCAGCGAGTCATGCGCGGCCTGGCGGCCGGCGCGGTGAAGGGCTGA